The genomic interval ACGAGGAAAACCCATGACACTGTGTCGATCGAAGTGGAACTCTGGAGGAGCGAAGGCATCAGCGCAGATCGTTCGGTTTGATTCGCCGATGCTTGGCATCTCTTCGACCTTTTCACTGCCATTCGCAGAGCAGGGCGACCGCCGGTCGCCCCTACAGGGCGGCATCGAAGCGGATATCTGTTGCCTTCGCTCCGGAAGAGTTTCACTTCGATCGCGTTGCAGCGATGAATAATCCGGGCTAATAGGGCCGGAACAGCTCAGAGTCCCAACCCCAGCAAGTTAATCGCGTTCTCGCCCAAAACTTTTTTCTTATTCTCTTTGGATATCTTCGTACTCTGTGCCACAGGTCCGGTCACTTGGCCGGGCTTGGACGAATCCCAATGCGGCGAATCGGTGGCCAGCACCAAGCGATCGCCGCCTAAATATTCCACCGCCCATTCGAACAGGCCGTCTTCGAAGGGTTCGCAACCAACAAAGACGCTCTCGTTGAAAATTTCACTCGGCTTGCGCTTCTGCCACGGCACCAAGTGCGGCAGTTTTTCCCAGTGCTCATCCATGCGCGACAGCCACCAAGGCATCTGCGATGCGCCAGTCTCCAGACAGATGATTTTCAAGTCGGGATGCTTCTCCATCACGCCGCCGCAGAGATACACCATCAAGCAGACCATGCTTTCGATCGTCCGCCCGACCATGTGCGAGAAGAAAAAATTATCCGCGAAGCGATCATGCCCCATCGAGCCCGTCTTGGTGTCGTGGAAAATGATCGGCGTCTTGGTTTTCTCCAGCTCGTCGAAGATCGGATCGAAGTGCGGGTCCCACCATTCTTTACCGGGGATCGGCGTGGCTTTGACGTTCAAAGCCTTGCTGCCCAGCTCGCGCGAGCGGTGCAGCTCTTTGATCGCTTCTTTGGGATCTTGCAGGGGAATGACGCCGGCCCACATGAGCCGGCCTTTCTGCTGCGAGGAGTACCAGTGCATGTAATTGTTCTGTGCGCGAGCGTATGCGGCGCCGAGCTCGGGATCGTCAACGAACCAGAGGATGTCCAGCGCAGGCGAGTTGGGCGACAGCACGGCGACGTCAATACCATCGAGATTCATGTTGCGCACGCGCCCTTCCGGCGTCAGGTCAGCGGGTGTTACCCATTCTAATTTCTCAGCCTTTTGTCGGCCGAGCTCCGAGCCGATCATGATCTGGTTGCCGACGAGGGTCTTGCGCCGCTCGTTGTCTTTGGTCGGCAACTTTTTTGGCAAGAACTCTTTGTACTTCGCTTCGATCGTCTGGTCCCAGCTATCGAGATCGCCCACTAAGTGGCTGTCGAGGTCGATGACTTTCATTCCGTCTATGGCCATGTCGAATTCCTCCCTCGCTTAGAAATTTATTTTGCCGGCGCCTTCGCGCCGAGGATCTGATCGAGATACCCGCTTTTTTCCAATTCCCGCAGATAGGTTTCGTCAATGATCTTTTCCAGATTGATCTGGGAAACCTTCGGATTGCGCTCTTTCATGAAGCGCTGGATATTTTTCAAGCCGTCGACGCCGACAAACGGCTTGCGCTCGACCCCAGTGACA from Deltaproteobacteria bacterium carries:
- a CDS encoding amidohydrolase produces the protein MAIDGMKVIDLDSHLVGDLDSWDQTIEAKYKEFLPKKLPTKDNERRKTLVGNQIMIGSELGRQKAEKLEWVTPADLTPEGRVRNMNLDGIDVAVLSPNSPALDILWFVDDPELGAAYARAQNNYMHWYSSQQKGRLMWAGVIPLQDPKEAIKELHRSRELGSKALNVKATPIPGKEWWDPHFDPIFDELEKTKTPIIFHDTKTGSMGHDRFADNFFFSHMVGRTIESMVCLMVYLCGGVMEKHPDLKIICLETGASQMPWWLSRMDEHWEKLPHLVPWQKRKPSEIFNESVFVGCEPFEDGLFEWAVEYLGGDRLVLATDSPHWDSSKPGQVTGPVAQSTKISKENKKKVLGENAINLLGLGL